Sequence from the Lycium ferocissimum isolate CSIRO_LF1 unplaced genomic scaffold, AGI_CSIRO_Lferr_CH_V1 ctg13106, whole genome shotgun sequence genome:
GAACCCAAATTTGTTCATGAACTGTTATGTTCAATGGTGGAAAGGTACTGGATTGTTTTGCTCTAGTTGTTTCCTGCATCAATATGATTTATCGAAATTCTGTACATTGTTGAAAAACCAAAAACGAGAACATCACAAATGGCAACATTTGATTAGAAACATCTTCCCCAGATAAAATTGATTGTTCTTAACGgaagcatgtatatatacatctgCCAAATAGAACTCCTTGAAGTAATATATTGATCGTGTAGCAActagtttcaagttaaatgattcTGTAGCTGGAACAGTTTTACATACTCTGGTATACAAAATTTTATTAGGCGGTAAAACCATTTATAGAGATGGATTATTAACTTCTCTATGTGGAGATCTGACTTGAAAAAAATCATCTTGCTGATGGTTGTTACTGTATTTACGCCTTTTTACTCTTCTAATGTTTACCAATTTTTCTCACTTGCAGGTCAGACAGAGAACTTCTAGGTCCCAACTATCAAAACCTTCCAAAAGTTGTTTCAGTTTTTGCAGAGGTTAGTTTGAAATCAAAACTACTAGATGCTAGATTGAGTTGTTCTTTGTGATAGATATAAAGATTTTGAAACTGCAATTCTTTTGTTTATTCTTGTAAGAAAAACATTAGAATTCGTATTTAAATTTCATGGATATAATTGATTGTTATGCCGGCATGACTCTTACCAAACTAAATTAATGTATATGTACCATTCAGTAATTTACTGTTATTTCTTGTGTAGGTTCTATGTTCTAGAAAGGATCTTGCTACAGAAGAAACTGTGAATCGCATGATTATCGGATTGATGTATCTTCAGCAAACGCTGCCACCAAACACCATGGAATCAGCATGGTCATATATTTTGCCTCAGCAGGAGATGGAGTTGAAATCCCTTCTATCACCTGAAAAAGTTGCTTAACTTTTAACCAATTCAATGGAACTACTACCACTGCGATTTAATTTGTTGGATATATCTAACATTTTGTATACTTGTATCAGTTACGAGCACAAAAGACAGAATATATTATGTAACATCTACATGTAGATGTACGTATATTTCTTTAAGTGGTATTACTATTCAAACATCATAGAAGGAACCAAACATCATTAAAGGAATAATTGGATTATGTTGGTTGTAATTCTGATGTTTTGTCTGATTGGCAGTGCTAGCTTATTTGCATTCAGTCATTTCTTAACATAGAGCTTAACATAAAGCTTATTTTCATCTAGCTTATCTTTCGttgttttcatttaaaaaggttatAGAGGTGGTTATGCCATTACAAGCATCAGAATAGTA
This genomic interval carries:
- the LOC132042074 gene encoding uncharacterized protein LOC132042074, producing MHLSAREPKNIRAYDNVVLALGKICQLHGESIDSAQVIPAWLNCLPIKAELKEPKFVHELLCSMVERSDRELLGPNYQNLPKVVSVFAEVLCSRKDLATEETVNRMIIGLMYLQQTLPPNTMESAWSYILPQQEMELKSLLSPEKVA